One Gloeobacter morelensis MG652769 DNA window includes the following coding sequences:
- the cmr4 gene encoding type III-B CRISPR module RAMP protein Cmr4, producing the protein MTQFITYLHLLTPLHTGGSAQEGNLMGIAREVHTEFPYLPSSSLRGKIRSVLEHSGDEEDVATFFGKKLKSGQQPTEGEVWFADATLLFFPIASWSHHFVWITCPLWLQRWNRWLPNAPLTAFVCDCRKKLSGEKHALTSLVTDQLFLQGAKIVADKLELIQQGTFTTELEKFTKDSDEFLSQLPTKVAIVTDEDCAALVETGLQREVRVALKPDEKIVKDGSFRSEEAIPPEAVLFFPWGVKTAKSEDKTVKVREEVKRLLNDRLQFGGLEGLGRGWAQLKNIPPNLEDNHES; encoded by the coding sequence ATGACGCAATTTATAACTTATCTGCATCTATTGACACCGCTGCACACCGGCGGAAGCGCCCAGGAGGGCAACCTGATGGGCATTGCCCGGGAGGTGCATACAGAATTTCCGTACTTGCCCTCCTCGTCGCTGCGCGGCAAGATCCGCTCGGTGCTTGAGCATTCAGGCGACGAGGAAGACGTGGCCACGTTTTTCGGTAAGAAACTCAAATCCGGCCAGCAACCCACCGAAGGGGAAGTCTGGTTCGCCGATGCCACCCTGTTATTTTTCCCAATCGCCTCCTGGAGCCACCACTTCGTCTGGATCACCTGTCCTCTATGGTTGCAGCGCTGGAACCGCTGGCTTCCCAATGCGCCGCTAACCGCCTTTGTGTGCGATTGCAGGAAGAAGCTGAGCGGTGAAAAACACGCGCTGACCAGCCTTGTTACCGATCAGTTGTTTTTGCAGGGTGCAAAGATCGTCGCCGACAAGCTCGAATTGATTCAGCAAGGCACCTTCACCACCGAGCTGGAGAAGTTTACAAAAGACAGCGACGAATTCTTGAGCCAGCTTCCGACCAAAGTGGCTATCGTTACCGATGAAGACTGTGCTGCTTTGGTTGAAACTGGTCTTCAAAGAGAGGTTCGAGTTGCACTGAAGCCGGATGAAAAAATTGTTAAGGATGGTTCCTTTCGATCCGAAGAAGCAATCCCCCCGGAAGCCGTGCTTTTTTTTCCATGGGGAGTTAAAACTGCGAAATCGGAAGATAAAACCGTAAAAGTCCGCGAAGAAGTCAAGCGATTACTCAACGACAGGCTACAATTTGGCGGTCTTGAAGGATTGGGCCGTGGCTGGGCGCAGTTGAAGAACATCCCTCCCAACTTGGAGGACAATCATGAATCTTGA
- a CDS encoding helix-turn-helix domain-containing protein, with the protein MSIELTQLLGLPNVYVERQSIDERGIIFYLKPLAPGILCGGCGQFTDREHQARPLHIRDLKIRKMPVFLHIPRRQFYCQTCERYCTEQLDFVDWRRRHTRRFEQDIYERVPASSLEQIAREEGISPDEVRGMFEHVARQLKKRLGPRQAHQHR; encoded by the coding sequence ATGAGTATCGAACTGACGCAACTGCTCGGGCTACCCAACGTTTATGTCGAACGGCAGTCCATCGATGAACGGGGCATTATCTTCTATCTCAAGCCGCTTGCTCCAGGTATACTCTGCGGCGGTTGCGGCCAGTTTACCGACCGCGAACATCAAGCACGTCCCCTGCACATCCGAGACTTGAAAATACGTAAAATGCCCGTATTTTTGCACATTCCTCGAAGACAATTTTACTGCCAAACCTGCGAACGCTACTGTACCGAACAACTGGATTTCGTCGATTGGCGACGGCGACACACCCGCCGTTTCGAGCAGGATATCTACGAGCGGGTACCCGCCTCAAGTCTCGAACAGATTGCGCGCGAAGAAGGCATCAGTCCAGACGAAGTACGAGGCATGTTCGAGCATGTGGCCAGGCAGTTAAAAAAAAGACTGGGGCCCCGTCAAGCGCATCAGCATCGATGA
- a CDS encoding Uma2 family endonuclease: MTNLAPSLDRTFLLTSISWESYDRLLAIIGNQPVHLTYDRGLLELMSPSYNHERYKKRLGRLVEILTEELNLPMIAGGSATFRRQDLDRGLEPDECFYIQNVAAVQGKAQIDLAVDPPPDLVIEIDVASSSLDRMSIYAAMGVTEVWRYKDRELIFYQLDPTIRQYRSVTYSLTFAFLAAADVIRFLQTYSESNDTELYRALRSWIQRYYLE, from the coding sequence ATGACAAATCTAGCACCATCTCTGGATCGAACGTTTTTACTGACGAGCATCTCATGGGAAAGTTATGACAGATTATTGGCCATTATTGGGAATCAGCCCGTTCACTTAACCTACGATCGGGGGCTTCTTGAACTGATGAGCCCTTCCTACAATCACGAGCGCTACAAAAAACGCCTCGGTCGCCTTGTTGAGATCTTGACGGAGGAACTCAACTTGCCCATGATTGCGGGCGGATCGGCAACCTTCAGGCGCCAAGATCTCGATCGTGGCCTTGAGCCGGATGAGTGCTTCTACATCCAAAACGTCGCCGCTGTACAGGGCAAAGCCCAGATCGATCTCGCTGTCGATCCGCCTCCGGACCTAGTTATCGAGATCGATGTAGCGAGCAGTTCATTAGATCGCATGTCTATTTACGCTGCGATGGGCGTGACAGAGGTATGGAGATACAAAGATAGAGAACTGATTTTTTACCAACTCGATCCAACAATTCGGCAATATCGCAGCGTCACCTACAGCCTGACATTCGCATTCCTGGCCGCTGCTGATGTCATTCGCTTCCTTCAGACATACAGTGAGTCGAATGACACAGAGCTTTATCGTGCGCTTCGTTCCTGGATCCAGCGATACTACTTGGAGTAA
- a CDS encoding RAMP superfamily CRISPR-associated protein, with translation MNFDRRRHDDQEKSPQQKWKEFLNSMSKQKPPPKIYGALQHSKLYSVDEKALVLLFPSNELKDAAQQQVQSIITRLPPEFKSKRVECEVESAIALPAAQVPIQAAQTMKNPKHIVVRGPRLENPLQSLLFQPYGPGKDGDDLVKPVLDAAAAAEKKCSPLYKQLIQRTHKLAGSEENILTVRFPWRLRVGGLRGFRDLLLPVLHPVYGVPYIPASSLKGAARAWARRHNQDPDRLLGSLTDGVARVEIFDAFPSGPCLSVDMANPQWSWEGERVKYSPSPHALLTLEQPELVIGLAPTRRGEQTDVAEVKHWLQKALCEGLGSRVSAGYGRTELKPAWSNSKTYSFELWTQGIYGAVPPSKENNWQGNIELRPTAIRGVLRYWFRAAALGSYPPQQVLQMENEIFGALSQEGKVRLGMDWQVVSTDPHNYTGKILLEAQDIKYLELAQSLLTIAVALGGLGRGSRRPLHWNSGRMRGCHWQVDEVSIPLNLQAWKNLFRLVYESLLKLYQPEGNPIVCAPGKLTKINGKDKVVRYQDTLNKDTAICCVPSASLMHPQKVENWSKAGHKLKVIGEALDLLYSNDQFKGEKRIKEGDRYIVFGNKFVGGALEVPSFVIIKSHFPAEQEPYQIVTVFGAKHGDRALFVKELLQKSGAYTVWP, from the coding sequence ATGAACTTTGATCGACGCAGACATGATGATCAGGAAAAATCTCCTCAGCAAAAATGGAAGGAGTTTTTAAATAGCATGTCAAAGCAAAAACCACCGCCAAAGATTTATGGCGCTCTGCAGCATAGCAAGCTATATTCAGTTGATGAAAAAGCCTTAGTACTGTTGTTTCCGTCTAACGAGTTAAAGGATGCAGCCCAGCAGCAGGTGCAAAGTATCATAACGAGGTTGCCTCCGGAGTTCAAAAGCAAGCGGGTCGAATGTGAAGTAGAAAGTGCTATCGCACTACCTGCTGCTCAGGTACCTATTCAAGCTGCCCAAACCATGAAGAATCCGAAGCATATCGTTGTTAGAGGCCCGAGGCTGGAAAATCCTTTGCAGTCACTGCTTTTCCAACCATACGGCCCGGGTAAAGATGGTGATGATTTGGTGAAACCCGTACTCGATGCCGCTGCAGCGGCCGAAAAAAAATGCAGTCCACTCTACAAGCAACTCATTCAGAGGACTCATAAACTAGCTGGTTCGGAGGAAAACATTCTTACAGTCCGTTTCCCCTGGAGGCTACGCGTAGGTGGTTTGCGCGGTTTTCGGGATCTGCTGTTGCCGGTCTTGCACCCTGTCTACGGAGTTCCGTATATCCCGGCGAGTAGTTTAAAGGGGGCAGCTCGCGCCTGGGCTAGGCGCCACAACCAGGATCCAGATAGACTACTCGGCTCTCTCACCGATGGTGTGGCCCGCGTTGAGATCTTTGACGCTTTTCCATCCGGGCCGTGCCTGAGCGTCGATATGGCCAATCCACAGTGGTCATGGGAGGGAGAGCGTGTCAAATATAGCCCATCGCCGCATGCCTTACTCACCTTAGAGCAGCCTGAGTTGGTAATTGGCCTTGCTCCCACTCGTCGCGGGGAACAGACCGACGTAGCTGAGGTTAAGCACTGGTTGCAGAAAGCTCTCTGCGAAGGGTTGGGTTCGCGCGTCAGCGCCGGTTATGGAAGAACCGAATTAAAACCCGCCTGGAGCAACAGCAAAACCTATAGTTTCGAACTGTGGACCCAGGGCATATACGGAGCCGTTCCTCCTAGCAAAGAAAATAACTGGCAAGGAAATATCGAATTGCGTCCAACAGCTATTAGAGGTGTCCTGCGGTATTGGTTCAGAGCTGCTGCACTGGGAAGCTACCCACCCCAACAAGTTCTGCAGATGGAAAACGAGATTTTTGGAGCGTTAAGCCAAGAAGGTAAGGTGCGATTAGGGATGGATTGGCAGGTAGTGTCTACCGACCCACACAACTATACAGGCAAGATACTTCTGGAAGCACAAGATATAAAGTATCTAGAACTTGCACAAAGTCTGCTTACGATTGCAGTTGCACTCGGTGGTCTCGGCCGAGGCTCGCGAAGGCCATTGCATTGGAACTCTGGAAGGATGCGCGGCTGCCATTGGCAAGTTGATGAAGTGTCAATTCCTTTGAATCTCCAGGCGTGGAAGAACTTGTTTCGATTAGTGTACGAGAGTTTGCTCAAACTTTACCAGCCTGAAGGTAATCCCATTGTTTGCGCTCCTGGCAAGCTAACCAAAATTAACGGAAAAGACAAGGTCGTTCGCTACCAGGACACCCTTAACAAAGACACGGCGATTTGCTGTGTGCCTTCGGCGTCACTCATGCATCCGCAGAAAGTAGAGAATTGGTCGAAGGCAGGTCATAAACTAAAGGTAATAGGAGAGGCACTGGATTTGCTCTACAGTAATGACCAATTTAAAGGAGAAAAACGAATTAAAGAAGGTGACCGATATATTGTATTCGGTAACAAATTTGTAGGCGGAGCTTTGGAAGTACCTTCATTTGTAATCATCAAATCCCATTTTCCGGCGGAGCAAGAGCCGTATCAGATCGTAACTGTTTTCGGGGCGAAGCATGGGGATCGAGCCCTCTTCGTGAAAGAATTGCTACAAAAGTCGGGTGCCTATACCGTTTGGCCGTAG
- a CDS encoding nucleotidyltransferase family protein has translation MTSPVDRSPAGSVLSGSRLDLLLAEVRRGLEHLYGLRMLHLVLFGSYARQEAGPESDIDVLIVLEGSFDYAEEIERTSALIARLSLESNRVISRSFCSAEYFARAVTPFLRNVRREGRVI, from the coding sequence GTGACATCCCCGGTTGACCGTTCCCCTGCAGGCAGCGTTCTGAGTGGCAGTCGGCTCGACCTGCTGCTTGCCGAGGTGCGTCGCGGGCTTGAGCATTTGTATGGCCTGCGCATGCTCCACCTGGTGCTGTTCGGTTCCTACGCCAGGCAGGAGGCCGGTCCCGAGTCGGACATCGACGTGCTCATTGTGCTTGAGGGATCGTTCGACTATGCCGAGGAAATCGAGCGCACCAGTGCCCTGATTGCGCGCCTCAGCCTGGAAAGCAATCGGGTGATCAGCCGTAGCTTCTGCAGTGCTGAGTACTTTGCCCGTGCGGTTACACCCTTCCTGCGCAACGTCCGGCGCGAAGGCAGAGTCATTTGA
- a CDS encoding type III-B CRISPR module-associated Cmr3 family protein, protein MGWYALEPLDVLLFREARPFSPGEGAWAKGLFPPMPSTLFQALRSALPQDSSTDRNLCFIGPFLLDGEDTLWVPTPRDLLFVCPNSKTKELGEGAPDPKVTVQTARLRPVDRESPAWKGVDWEGLSPMEAPLDPNRHVKGKPPAWIRAAALARYLEGENLHEEDFFTDPWDVQVLTHILMQTDKRQVASEESLFTEVAVRLRKGWRLVAGLTAEIGRTVVRLGGEGHRALVYAAPDSIRAQWNTLKKAGRWSEQSRYAYLLTPGLIQTAENSAVYCSYPGNWQTLTGCATEKPILWGGVSTISRRKVSETPSFALPPRGTPSFALLPQRAFVPPGTVYVFSSPPPQNTQLVPEAGGRWVETFKKLQYGKLLWGREP, encoded by the coding sequence ATGGGCTGGTACGCACTGGAGCCGCTTGATGTGCTGCTGTTTCGTGAAGCCAGGCCCTTCAGCCCCGGCGAAGGCGCCTGGGCCAAGGGATTGTTTCCACCCATGCCCAGTACGCTGTTTCAGGCACTGCGCTCGGCCCTGCCCCAAGATTCGAGTACCGACCGCAATTTATGCTTTATCGGGCCGTTTCTGCTGGATGGTGAAGACACCCTCTGGGTACCCACTCCCCGCGATTTGCTCTTCGTCTGCCCGAATTCGAAAACAAAGGAGCTTGGCGAAGGTGCGCCAGATCCAAAAGTCACAGTGCAAACTGCGCGCCTGCGCCCTGTCGATCGGGAGAGCCCCGCATGGAAGGGCGTGGATTGGGAAGGGCTGTCACCGATGGAAGCCCCCCTCGATCCGAACCGACACGTAAAAGGCAAGCCGCCCGCATGGATACGGGCGGCAGCCCTGGCCCGCTATTTAGAGGGTGAAAACCTGCACGAAGAAGATTTTTTTACCGACCCCTGGGATGTGCAGGTGCTGACCCATATTCTGATGCAAACCGACAAACGCCAGGTTGCATCCGAAGAGAGTCTCTTTACCGAAGTCGCCGTGCGCCTGCGCAAAGGCTGGCGCCTGGTGGCTGGGCTGACCGCAGAGATTGGCCGGACGGTGGTGCGCCTGGGCGGCGAGGGCCACCGGGCTCTGGTCTATGCAGCCCCTGATTCCATAAGAGCGCAATGGAATACGCTCAAGAAGGCAGGCCGCTGGTCCGAACAAAGTCGCTATGCCTACTTGCTCACTCCCGGTCTGATTCAGACTGCAGAAAATAGTGCAGTCTACTGCTCCTATCCTGGTAATTGGCAGACACTGACAGGCTGCGCCACCGAAAAACCGATTCTGTGGGGTGGGGTTTCTACCATCTCCCGGCGCAAAGTCAGCGAGACGCCAAGCTTTGCCCTGCCGCCGCGTGGGACGCCAAGCTTTGCCCTGCTACCGCAAAGGGCCTTTGTACCACCCGGCACGGTCTATGTCTTCAGCAGCCCGCCGCCGCAGAATACCCAGTTGGTACCCGAAGCCGGGGGAAGGTGGGTGGAGACGTTCAAAAAATTGCAGTACGGAAAACTTTTGTGGGGCCGAGAACCATGA
- a CDS encoding helix-turn-helix transcriptional regulator — translation MDPAHPAPVEEKALPDRGRLKQRYCRLLKIQQLLLASENGLTPRQLHEALSKLGHPFDIKERRLYDDLQFLAETLEEGTFFNDNGRYRVVLSGGQVALTAQEAQFCLRLVAGLSTRVLTRETRRQRENLFRRAGNLYPLLMEKVKSPPEQILFPVTYQLEDEADQGVMFATLTSAIEAKKQVNLQFKDSSLGQVLGCCPLRLLFYIRAWYLIGYCNPPSGLKKKMRRQLCALRLDNIEQAEVLIAGFKLSEQMNVDAALDRAWGLNFYDPICEAVLRFSPALAERIERNRRHPTATLERQSDGSLIFKVFYYEGSLDFRQWVRQYGPEVEVREPAQLREQMIQDWQTALGLYHPCEAV, via the coding sequence GTGGACCCAGCCCATCCGGCTCCGGTCGAAGAAAAAGCTTTACCCGATCGCGGTCGCCTCAAGCAGCGCTACTGCCGCCTGCTGAAGATTCAACAATTGCTGCTTGCCTCCGAAAACGGCTTGACCCCGCGGCAATTGCACGAAGCGCTCAGCAAACTGGGGCATCCCTTTGATATCAAAGAGCGCCGCCTCTACGACGATCTGCAGTTTCTAGCCGAAACCCTCGAAGAAGGAACCTTTTTCAACGACAACGGTCGCTACCGCGTGGTTTTATCCGGAGGGCAGGTTGCTCTGACCGCCCAGGAGGCCCAGTTTTGCCTGCGGCTGGTCGCCGGACTGAGCACCCGGGTGCTTACTCGGGAGACCCGCAGGCAAAGAGAAAACCTGTTCCGGCGCGCCGGCAATCTGTACCCCTTGCTGATGGAAAAGGTCAAATCGCCTCCTGAGCAAATTCTTTTTCCGGTGACTTACCAACTGGAAGATGAGGCGGACCAGGGGGTAATGTTTGCCACACTGACCAGTGCCATCGAGGCCAAAAAACAGGTCAACCTCCAGTTCAAAGACTCGTCCCTAGGCCAGGTGTTGGGTTGCTGTCCGCTGCGGCTGCTGTTTTACATCCGGGCCTGGTACCTGATTGGCTACTGCAATCCGCCCAGCGGTTTGAAGAAAAAGATGCGCAGGCAGCTTTGCGCCTTGAGACTGGACAATATCGAACAAGCCGAAGTGTTGATTGCAGGCTTCAAGCTGTCTGAGCAGATGAACGTGGATGCCGCCCTGGATCGAGCCTGGGGACTGAATTTTTATGATCCTATATGTGAGGCGGTTTTGCGGTTCAGCCCGGCGCTAGCAGAGCGGATCGAGCGCAACCGCCGCCATCCAACCGCCACACTTGAACGCCAGAGCGACGGTTCTTTAATATTTAAAGTCTTTTACTACGAAGGCTCCCTAGATTTTCGTCAGTGGGTTCGACAGTATGGACCGGAAGTCGAAGTTAGAGAACCTGCTCAGTTGCGAGAGCAGATGATCCAGGACTGGCAAACTGCCCTTGGTTTATATCATCCTTGCGAAGCTGTGTAG
- a CDS encoding HEPN domain-containing protein, whose product MTPEQERLLQRAEQTLKASRAMSEQGFGAESVSRAYYAMYYAAQAFLLDQNLQAKTHAGVIALFGQHVARTGRVDAVMHRQLLDAQDLRILADYDLDAQIGQKAVENLLEQAESFLQIAKQLVGRGAP is encoded by the coding sequence TTGACTCCGGAGCAAGAGCGGCTGCTACAGCGTGCGGAACAGACCCTCAAAGCCTCACGCGCGATGTCTGAGCAGGGCTTCGGTGCCGAGAGTGTATCGCGCGCTTACTACGCTATGTACTATGCTGCCCAGGCATTTTTGCTGGATCAGAATCTGCAGGCGAAGACACACGCCGGGGTCATTGCCCTGTTCGGTCAGCATGTCGCCCGCACTGGACGGGTCGATGCAGTGATGCACCGACAACTGCTCGACGCGCAAGACCTCCGCATCCTCGCCGACTATGATCTAGACGCGCAGATCGGCCAAAAGGCAGTGGAGAATCTACTGGAACAGGCCGAGAGTTTCTTGCAGATAGCCAAGCAGCTAGTTGGGCGAGGCGCCCCTTGA
- a CDS encoding ISL3 family transposase, producing the protein MSIDEFSGRRGHDFKTVLCDIETGELLEVIDSHKQKEIIESLCLQALEVREAIEEVSIDMWGGFRKVVQEAFPNAVIVYDRFHVMRMVNEEVKKIARQCGLGKRKEQFLLLKNGVDLNAGQKVQLETYLQIDKRLRKAYEYKEEFRWIYERSQSVDEGQQKLEDWLLKARKVYGKVVQTITEHFEGVCNYFIRRSSSGVMEGINNRIKLIKRQGYGFTNFENLRLRLLAGFAKKGCCSP; encoded by the coding sequence ATCAGCATCGATGAGTTTAGTGGGCGGCGCGGCCACGATTTTAAAACGGTACTTTGCGATATCGAGACTGGCGAATTGCTGGAGGTCATCGATAGTCACAAACAAAAAGAGATCATTGAAAGCCTTTGCCTGCAAGCGCTTGAGGTGCGCGAAGCTATTGAAGAAGTGAGCATCGACATGTGGGGAGGTTTTCGAAAGGTTGTCCAGGAAGCCTTTCCCAATGCTGTGATTGTCTACGACCGGTTTCACGTGATGCGGATGGTGAACGAAGAGGTCAAGAAGATTGCTCGCCAATGTGGCTTGGGCAAGCGCAAGGAGCAATTTTTGCTCCTAAAGAATGGAGTGGACTTGAATGCCGGGCAGAAAGTTCAGCTAGAAACCTATCTGCAGATCGACAAACGTTTACGCAAAGCGTATGAATACAAAGAGGAATTTCGGTGGATTTATGAGAGGAGTCAGAGTGTAGATGAAGGTCAGCAGAAGTTGGAAGACTGGCTTTTGAAAGCCCGCAAGGTATATGGGAAGGTGGTGCAGACCATTACAGAACATTTCGAGGGGGTCTGCAACTATTTTATCCGTCGGTCGAGTAGTGGAGTGATGGAGGGCATCAACAACCGCATCAAGTTAATCAAACGCCAGGGCTACGGCTTTACAAACTTTGAGAACCTGCGCTTGCGGCTGCTCGCTGGCTTTGCCAAGAAGGGATGCTGCTCACCTTGA